The genomic segment TGGTGGAGGTGCAGCAGGTGGCGGTGGGGGCGGCGGTGGACTGGCGCAGGCACTGAGCATCGCCAGGCAGAAAGCCAGTGACACTGGCGATAAAGCACGTTTCCCAAGACTGTTCATAGGCTGATCCGCGATAAGTGATCGACACATTTCCGCGACCCGAAAACAACCCCGCGCACTCGCGAACCGGCCACAGAAAAACAAACCCTCGCATTGCTTATAGCTCAGCTGTCGGGTGATGCCAGTCAAAGGCCGTATGGCCGGGGGTTTGGGGCTGGACTTCAGATCGCCATCGCGGGCAAGCCCGCTCCCACAGGGAACGGTGTTGTTAGCCAACCCACGATCACTGTGGGAGCGGGCTTGCCCGCGATGGCGTCATGAAATCCAGCATTTCAATCAACTGATTCCCACTCACTGCCCCACACACACCGTCCGACTATTGGTCCTGGTCGTCTCCCCTCCCGCCGCCGCATCCCCCTGCACATCCACACTTTCCGTCGTCTGGCAGTCCTGCATCGCCGGGTCGGCGGTCTTGGCGTCCCATTTGCGGTTCTGCTCGGCCTGCCAGTCGGCGGCCGCTTTCTTGCGCTGGGTGTCGGCCTTCATCATGCAATTGGCGAAGGCGTCAGTGCCTTGGGTATAGCCATAGTTGCCACAGGTCTGACGGTCTGCCGCGGCCTGTTCCTCAGGCGTGGTGCAACCGACGAGCATGGACGCGGCACAAACTCCCAGCAGCACAGGTGCCAGGTAAAAGCGAAAAGGAATGGGCATTGGGTAACCTGCAATCGACCAAAAACGCATGGTGATACGCCGATGAAACACTCTCGCTGCCGGAGAGCCGCCGTATCAAAGGTCCATCGATTGTTTATAGCTTAACCGCAAGAGACGGGATGACTGCTCGTCGCCTCCATCCCGTGCGCTCAAGACGTCTCGGGGCGGTGCAGGGAATTGCTTTCCAGCTCATAACGCAGCTCTTCAATCAACGCCCTCACCGCATCAGGCGTGCGCAGGCTGGCGATGCTCAAGCCACTGACCACCAGGTCCACCTGCCCGGTTTCGCGGTGATAGAGCTTCACGGTCAGCGAACTGTCACCGGTCAGGCTGCACTCGCAGGCCAGGGGCGAAAAGCTGTGTTCCAACTGCACGCGCAACTGCGCCAGATAGATCATCGCACTCAACCCTGACGACGGTGCAATAACAGCCCGGCCACCAGACCCAGGCCCGCGACAATGGCCAGCGTGGTCAAGGGACGATCCTTGACGAAGCCGGCAGCGTCATCCAGCGCTTCACCATAATGCTGCTGCAATCGCCCGGCAGCCTGACGGGCGTTGCCTTCCAGTTGCATGTGTTGATCACCGGTGAGTTCGCCCAGCATGTTCTGAGCCTTGCCGGCCACTTCTTCAACTGCACCTTTGACGTGTTCGCGACTCATGAGGCTGTTCCTTTAGCTGATTCGACAGGGACGCGCTGCACATCCGCAGACTGGCAGCGCACCCTTGCAGACTAAGATCCGAACCCCTCGCGCAACACATGAATTTGCACTGACCGGATTAGTGCATTTGCACCCTCAGCGCTGCCCCTTGGTGCGCCATTCGCCGGAGAACAATCCGCGCTCCCGCGCCCAGACAATCGCCTCACTGCGACTGTGTACGTCGAGCTTGGAATAGACCGTCGCCACGTGGTTGCGCACGGTGTTGGGTGCCAGTTTCAGGCGCGCGGCGATTTCCTTGTCGGCCAGGCCTTCGCAGATCAGGCTCAGCACATCGCGTTCCCGGGCCGTGAGGTCGGTGAACGACACACTGGGCAGTTGCGGCGAATTGACGTTTTTCACGTTGGCGAGTTTTTCGATCAGGGTGCGGCTGAACCAGGAGGCGTCTTTCATCACCTCTTCGATGGCGGCCACCAGCTCCAGCTCCGTGCGTTTGCGCTCGGTGATGTCCATCAACACCAACAGATAACAAGGGCCGTTCTGGATGTTCACGGTGTCTGCCGAGACGGCGCAGTCAATTTGCTCGCTGCCTTTCTTGCGCACGCCAACATCGACCCGGTCCACCCGGCCCGCCTTCTCCAGCGCGGCAAACAATCGGCTGCGCGCGCCGGCGTCGCTGATGAAATCGATCTGCGCGACGGTCTTGCCGATGACTTCTTCGCTGGGGTACGCCAGGGTGTCGAGAAAGGCCTGATTGACGTCGAGTACCGTCTGGTCTTCGGCAGCGCACACCAGGATCGGCACCGGCGTCAGGCGAAACGCCTTGGCAAAGCGCTCCTCGCTCTGGCGCAGGGCGACTTCGGCCTTGTGTCGCGGTTCCATGTCGACGAAGGAGAACAGCATGCAGTCCTCTTCGTTGAACTCCAGTGGCTGGCCGGCGACGATCACCTGCTTGCTGCCGCCGCCGGGCAGTTTCAGCTCGGCCTGCATCTGCGGGATGGTGGCGTGTTCACGCAAGCGCTCGATGGCCAGGTCCTTCTTCTCGGCGCCTTCGAGAATATCCAGCTCGTAGGTCGAAGCGCCGATCACCTGGTCGCGGGCGTAGCCGGTCATTTCCAGAAATCCGGCATTGACCTTGATATAGCGCAAATCGCTGAGACGGCAGATCACCGCCGGTGCCGGGTTGGCATTGAAGGTCTTTTCGAAGCGCTCTTCGGCGCTGGCCCACTCGGTGACGTCGTTCATGATCAGCACCAGCGATTCGGGTTCGCCAGCGCGATCAGTCAGGACCATGCTGCGTACGCTATGGACCCACAGGCGCTGTTCGTCGTCAGTAGGGGTCACTTCCACCAACACGTCGCTGAAGGCCTCGCCACGGGCAACGCGCTTGATCGGGTAATTGTCAGTCGGCACCGGGTGATTGTTGCGGTAGCGCAGGGCGAAACGCGTGGCGTATTCCCTGGCATTGGCACCCAGTTCGGCGAGGTGACTGACACCGTGCATGCTCAGCGCGGCGTCGTTGGCCCAGATCAGGGTCTGATCGAGTTCCAGCACAATCACCCCGTCGGACAAACCGGCGATGATCTGTTGTAGCTGACGGCGATTGGTTTCGGTGGTCAGGACGTCCTGGCTCATTGGGTCTCCACAAATACGACGGCGCCTGAACACGGCACGCTGTGAAGATTACGACCGCAAGGCTCAGCAATCGTGCAACCGGAGCACCTTGGCCTCTATTGTTCACACAACCCCTGTGGGAGCTGGCTTGCCTGCTCCACAGGGGCCGTGTTAACCCAGGCCATCCTGCACGACCAGCTCGCGCAGCGTATCGAGAAACAACTTCAGCACCGGCGAGGCATCGTCAGCGCGATACGTGGCGTAAAGCGGCACCTGCGGCAGCGCCGGGGTCAGGCGACGGAACACCACGCCCGGCGGCGCCATCTGTTCTATCGAGGCTGGCAGCAGCGCCACGCCAAAACCGGCACGTACCAGGCTGAGCAAGGTCTGCACCTCAATCACCTGCTGGCGAATCTGCGGGACGAACCCGGCCTTGATGCAACACTGATAGAGGAAATCGGCAAAGCGCGATTGCTTGAGTTCCAGCGCCACAAACGGTTCCTGCGCCAGGTCCGCCGGGGCCAGAGGCTCGCGTTTCGCCAGTGGGTGATCCGCCGGCATCACCACCCGGATCGGCTCGTGGATCAGCAGTTCATTGCGCAACTGCGGGTCATCGCAGCCGACCCGAAACACGCAGGCGTCGATGCGCTTCTCTTTCAGCGCCTGGATCTGCGCCGCCGGGGTCATCTCGTGCAGTCGCCAGTTGACCTGCGGATAGCGCTCGCGAAACAGGTGCAAGGCCCGTGGCAGCACGCCGACCATCACCGAACTGATCATGCCGATTTCCAGCTCACCCAACTGGCCGCGACCGGTCTGACGGGTCAGGTCCAGCGCCCGGTTCAACTGCTCGAACACCAGCGGTGCCTGCTCCTTGAG from the Pseudomonas sp. N3-W genome contains:
- a CDS encoding LysR family transcriptional regulator; this encodes MDLRLLRYFMALAEELHFGRAATRLHICQPPLSQQIRLLEEELGTPLFERSHHRVELTAAGQMLKEQAPLVFEQLNRALDLTRQTGRGQLGELEIGMISSVMVGVLPRALHLFRERYPQVNWRLHEMTPAAQIQALKEKRIDACVFRVGCDDPQLRNELLIHEPIRVVMPADHPLAKREPLAPADLAQEPFVALELKQSRFADFLYQCCIKAGFVPQIRQQVIEVQTLLSLVRAGFGVALLPASIEQMAPPGVVFRRLTPALPQVPLYATYRADDASPVLKLFLDTLRELVVQDGLG
- a CDS encoding DUF1652 domain-containing protein yields the protein MIYLAQLRVQLEHSFSPLACECSLTGDSSLTVKLYHRETGQVDLVVSGLSIASLRTPDAVRALIEELRYELESNSLHRPETS
- a CDS encoding CsbD family protein translates to MSREHVKGAVEEVAGKAQNMLGELTGDQHMQLEGNARQAAGRLQQHYGEALDDAAGFVKDRPLTTLAIVAGLGLVAGLLLHRRQG
- a CDS encoding helix-turn-helix transcriptional regulator, giving the protein MSQDVLTTETNRRQLQQIIAGLSDGVIVLELDQTLIWANDAALSMHGVSHLAELGANAREYATRFALRYRNNHPVPTDNYPIKRVARGEAFSDVLVEVTPTDDEQRLWVHSVRSMVLTDRAGEPESLVLIMNDVTEWASAEERFEKTFNANPAPAVICRLSDLRYIKVNAGFLEMTGYARDQVIGASTYELDILEGAEKKDLAIERLREHATIPQMQAELKLPGGGSKQVIVAGQPLEFNEEDCMLFSFVDMEPRHKAEVALRQSEERFAKAFRLTPVPILVCAAEDQTVLDVNQAFLDTLAYPSEEVIGKTVAQIDFISDAGARSRLFAALEKAGRVDRVDVGVRKKGSEQIDCAVSADTVNIQNGPCYLLVLMDITERKRTELELVAAIEEVMKDASWFSRTLIEKLANVKNVNSPQLPSVSFTDLTARERDVLSLICEGLADKEIAARLKLAPNTVRNHVATVYSKLDVHSRSEAIVWARERGLFSGEWRTKGQR